TTGGGTGAGCCTATAAATATGCTTCCGGTGATGTCCTTGCTTTGCTGTCGTTTTAGCTGGTCTAGACGGTGTCGTCTCGTATCGTTGTGGCGTTGGCTTCTGAGGAAAGCTGTTTTGTTTTGCTGCCCCGACTCCGAGTCTATGACACGGTCAGTTATAACTGCCACGGTGTCGTTTCGTAAGTTTGGTGCTGGGTTCTTAAGAAAGCTGTTAAATCATTCGGAGCGAAATAACTGTCGGCGTTGGTTTTACGGGGGACCTCTTGATCTGGCCTGGCTGTGGGGAAGTACGAAAAGCAAGAAACAGGCCTTGTGTGACAGACAAGTTTTTTATCAAGTTTATCTTCTACacgttttttaaaaattttttagttacagtaatttcaaaaaaattttcaaaatttttaaattatacacttcaaaatattcaaaaaaaacacacttcatacattttttaaaaaatttctacattaggctatagtaaaattttagacaaataccCAAAAAACCCGTTTGACAAACGGGGCACTGGTACTGGTATCTTGCGTTTGCTGATTTtgcaatttctttatttttttctatttttatcagaaacctcccttgaggtttctccCAATATCACTTAGCACActtaaaaactttgaaaatatCACTTAACTCCTCTAGTAATTGCAAAAGGCAGTTATATTAACCTTCACATAATACATAATTtacatatcaaataaatggagttcaaaagattttttttttaaaaaaaaagaaacaaaaatcacattctttttctttctcctttctcCAATATTCTGTCTTACTCATTTTTTATATCACTATGtgattttttacttttaaattatagtaaattgaattttgtttatatttttactttttgtgATTGCGATAGAGTGAAGTATGATTTCTTTgtcttttttaattaattttttataatgaTTAATATAACTTAAAGGATTGGGCCACAGGTTAGGATGAAATACGAAAAAATATAAGgtttataaaaaattaattttgaacATATGGAGTTAAAATGGTACTAgtgcatttttttaaaaatatcttttttatttttcaaatttatatttttatggtCTATACATTTGTGATACAATGGTATTACTATAGATTGTTTGTTAGGTGGTGCTTTTCTTAAATTAAACATAGTGGTTTAGGAGTACTTTTATTTAGCAAAATGAGCAAAAGGgtagtttagggtttttttaattttattagacaaataacaaaagtaaaacaagtaagtgatatttttaaaaccttaaAGATACTAAGTAATATTAAGAGAAACCTTAGAAAAGGGCATTGATATTAGCCCTTCCTATTTTctaattcttcttcttttaaccaTTCATTTTCATCCATCATCTCCCTCTTTTGAAATTTAACTAGTTGTGGTGCaaaaaatatttctttcttCATCTTTCTTAGCTTAAAATTACCCACAATTGGCATTCTTCATCTTTTCCACCTTAAAATTCCCCACAATTGGCAACagtaaaatgaccaaaaatgtAATGCCCTGTTAAAATTTTGGAGGAGGCTGTGAAGTTTCGGAGGCCTTTGCAAGTAAAATCAAATGTTACTCAAAAACATAATACAAACACATCAactgaaacaaaaaaaaaaatccagatgTAGGGATTTGTTTGGTGTTAATTGTGTTTCGTCCTCTAAAATGTCATCGTTACCCTTGGATTTGTGGAACAAATTACAAGGTGAGGTACTTAGACAAGAAATTGATGGACTTCTTAATGTGTCATTATGTTATAATAATATTTTGTCGTCAACACAAAATTTAAAATGTATCAGGAGAAGATGCAGATCCATCTACGTTTCATACAAGTATAAATACAAGTTTAGTTGTCTTGTAAAAATGTACAAAAAGGAAGCTATACCATCAAGATGACATAATTGGTTGGATagttttgggaaaaaaaaatgtaaattagGCATAATTCATCCCAACACCCGAAATTACAGCTACTTCTACATTTGTGCTATATCTTAGTAtccccttgttttttttttccggtaAACAGAGTGCTTTAAGTAGGGGTACAGTCAAATCGAGTTAAACTCGAGTAGTGCACTGTTCCAACTCAAATTTGACATAATTTTGCCCTAAACGAACTCGAATtcaattttatcttatttttctcTAGCTGGAACATATGCAAATTGAGCCCAATCGAGCTTCATTCGAATTTAAGCTTAATTGAGCCTAACTGGATTtaagaaatataaatttatattttaaataaaggaCAAAATAACCATTTCAATTAAATAACCATTTAATTGAGCTAGGCTTCTTCGAGTGAGACTTGGCAGAAAAAGAGCTGAGAAGTACGATACGAGAAGAACCAAATCAGGCACGACTGCGAGATCAAAGATTCCCTGACAATTCTGAAATTAAAACAGAACAGAGATTCACTGCAGCAACGTCTTACTTTCATGGAATGCCACTATCCCTCAGCGTACGAATCAATGATTGAGGAGTAAAATAACTTAGAACTGGAAACCCAAGAACAGAACAGAGCAGGCTTACACCGTTGCGCTGTAAACTCGAGAAGAATGACCCAAGTAATTTCCTTTCTTCTGCTTCTTTTTTCCagaaaagatgaagaaaaagaatTCATCGATCTGGCCCTCGTCTCACCCACCCAATCGTAGCTTTTTAACTTTCATGCTTTAGCAAATTATTAGAAAGTGCTTAGAGGGAATTGTTGGACCAAGCTCTTAAACTGGATCCCTTGAGATCACGCTCGTCGGGCACGCTTCAGCCGCGACCAGAAAGGTTTTTTTCGTCCCGGTAAATCTACACGTTATAAGCATTTCCATCACTTCCTAACCCAATCTGAAAAGGTGGTCGGTTCCGATTAGGCAATTTGAGGACAGGAGCGAATCGTGAATGCTCTGGGCAGGATTTCCCTTGAGAATACGAATTTGCAGGTTGATCGATAGCAGGACAGCTTAATGTTGTAATGTTACAGATTTCAATATAGCATTCAAGATCAAATACATGTTTTAGAATGTACATACAGTTACAAAGTTCACGCAGGCTAAGAatgattatggttagaaagtAGCTCTCTCATGAGCTGCCCAATCGGAAGAACTCAGAAGGAGTGCAGCACAATTTGTGCAACTAGATCTGAACTTTCTCGAGGAAATAAATCCATCTAAAAGCCAGTTTAACCAAAACCTCTTTCTCCTCTCTCACTCTTTCTACGACTATTTCAGCATTCCAATCTTCAACCCAGCAAACATTCCAGATCTTTTAGCTTGCTTACCTGGAAAACATAAGAAATATCTCTGCTCAGATCCTCGTAACTTCTAGAAAAAAGTTAATAACAtcataagaaaaaaaaggagagacgCCATGAAAAAGCAAAAGAACACCACATCCAGTTCTCAGTTACAAAAATGAAAGTGATGTccaaaatcatttgatttgcaATAAAAAACATCCAAATGCTCAGTATTTTCACCTTCTTCCAGCCCAGAAAAGAGCATAATACTCAACATAAGGAAGACTAATTCCGTCTTACTATTTGAAGGACTTCAAAAAGAAGTACCTTGATTCCATTCGCTTACTCCAGCTCAGATGCTTCCTCCGAATCAGACAAAGGCAAGAGGGTGCATATTCCAAGAACGTGACCATTCAGGCACACGTAATACTCAATGCAATCTTCATAAGCGCCCAATCTGCAGCTGGCACTTGATGGTATCAACCTTGCTTGCAGCATGCTCCACAACTTTGCCTTGCAATAAGGGCATACCTCTGTCGGATGCAGTGGGGCTTCCCTTTTGATTAGCAACTTACGAACCTTTGAAGTCGCAAAAGATTTAAAAACTCCCCGGAAAAATCCGACATCCCCCTCTTCTCCCTGGTCAAGATGTTCACATGGATCAGATACATATAGAACATCTGTTCTGCATTGTGGTAACAAGAAGCTCTTTCCTGATGTCCTGGAAAAACGCGTCCTATAAACAAAGTGTCCAGGAATGTGAATGCTGTTGAACAAGCCACCCTTGGTACATCCAGAACAGTAAATAAGCAACTTGCCAAGTGCCCGCCAATTCCCATCAACACTATGGCTCCCACCAGTTTCCAAATCAAGCATCATCTTGGGAGCCCTAGTTTTGCAAAACTCCTTCCAAAGAACTCTTTTGGCTAGGTCATCAAACCATTTACAAACAGAAGAAAGAGTCGCAATAAGTTTTGGATTCCAATTCAGATGCTGGAAAAGTAGGAATATCACTTCCTGAGTTAGATGCCCTTTTGTGCACAGACAACTTGCCGAGTGTATGCAGCGGTACTGCTTAGTAATAATCATCTTCTTGACCAAGTAGCAGCTCCAGAGAATAGTTTCCACTCCTCTGCAAAAATTAAGCATCTTTGACGATTTCAATGAAGCCTCAACAGCAGAAGTTGAACTAACTCATGAGGTGATATATACTGTTTAAGTTGGAGAATTACAGACAACTACGAGCAAACCAAATATTGATACAGAGTTTACTCGTGAAATCCCTCATTCGGACAAAAATTACTAACCAGATTTCTGCAGTGCATTACGGTTGTATCCAATGACATAAATCTCAAACATGAAACCCCACTTACCCCCCAAAACATATAacaccaaaaacaaagaaaagcgGGGCAGAAATCTAAGCACTAGCTTTCTTGTTCCTACCCATTTTGTTCAAGGCTTCATCTGTATGTTAGTCTGATATTCAAATAATAGGACCACGATTTATAATGAAACTGTCTTGAATAGATGAAATTAGTATATCTCTGAAGGATCATATTCAGATTAGCACCTGAGATCAGCaagtgtcaaaaaaaaaaactagaacaTGGGTGGTACAACAGTTAAATTTTCTCTACAAGAACAGGGATAAACGTCACATGAGTACCATTTATGACTTCCTTCACCTTGAGCAAGCAGCTCTTGAGCTCAGGTGCTGTTCCTGACCAGCTCCTGGCATGCATCTTCCAGGAAATTGAACTTAACATGACACTTGGTTTAAGAATTATTTTTGTTATCCCTAATGCTATTTCCATGAACAAGAGTCTGATGCACCAAAAGATTTCTTGCACATGCAATTATCTAAATGACTTGGTGCTACCAGCCCTACCTAACGGTGCTTTACTTCGTCTACTACCCGCAAACCCCCTCCTCAGCCACCCCCCCCCTCCCACCTTTAAAGAAAACATAAATAAAAAAGCACAAGGAGCCCAagccaaaatacaagtcatacCACAGCTTAAGGCCACAAGAGGATAAACTTCAAGGAAGGGGAAGGAGGGAGGGGGATTCAAAGCAAAGGAGTCCAGTGTTAATTTGCACAACGATATAAAATGACAAACACTCCGAATCTTTTCCCAGTATAAGCTATGTCCTCAAGcagggacaaaaaaaaaaaaaaaaaaaaaaatcatagaaGCATTTAGCTGAACTTCGTAAAACCGAATAAATAAGGTGGAATATATCTAGCTCAAGTAATAGATTCTTTTTTTTGCCCCAAAAGGCTTCAGCACAATAGTCAACAGAAGCCACATTGATTCTAAGCTAAATAAACACCCAACAGAATGCAAATCGAAACTAAGAACTGAGCAATAAACCatttcaatcttccaaaaaaaaatcacaaaagtgAGATTGATTAACCACTAAAAGACACAGATGGGagaataaaaaaacaaaaaataaaataggaaaGTGGTTTCCCAACAGGACAAGTCTTAACCGGACTAGATCGTAATTAACTTGCAACCACAATACCCATAATCTGACCTCAGCTTAGAAGGAGCTCAGCTTGATCATTTATCCCCAAACCCCAgctaaatattaaaaaataaataaacaaaaatccCAACCTGCatgttgaagaagaagaagaagaccaGAGATGAGGGTATTATTTGCATGGATATTCTGAAATGTAAGGGCAACAGATCAATATAGGAAATTACCTGGAGAGATGCAGCGGGCAGGCTGTGATTTTAGCTAATTGAGAGGGTTATTTTGGTCCAGTAAAATTATGACTTCCCCAATTTCTGTGTCTGTGCTGTAGTGTAAGCGATTTGCAGGAATGGGAGTAGTGATGGAAAGAGACTTGCGGTTCTATATCTTGAACAAGAAACTGATTTTATTCGCGTTAGTAGGTTAACGTCACACGCCGGTTACCTGTAAAGAAAACTGACAATCAAATGCAGGACAAACTTCACTTTTGCACCTCTaaacttgtaattttttttattttacattttaAACACTTTGCATTCCAAAGTCTCAATTTTAAACATTTCGTACACTTAACTCTTAAGTTTATCTTATTTAAGTCCATTCAATGATAACTTTTACGAAATTAACGGCATAAAAAATCCAACAAATAAATGATAATGTAGGGAATGTAATCAAAAGGTTTTATGGTGTcatagcaaaaataaaataatacattattattaatctgcacaatttttaattttgttaattttgctaaTGATATTAGTAATTGAAACCATATAAATATATGATAATGTggtaaaaattagtttaaaaaaaaaaaagctaaaggATCGTAGCTGGAACAAAGTGGTAATCATTAATTGGTCTTAAATGGGACAAATTCAAAAAGTTAGAGCAGcgtaaagtgaaaaatgagacAAGTTCAGGCATGCACGGCAAAGTTAATCCTCAAATGCATCACTCAACCAATTAACAAATTCAGTGTGTATTTATTTTCTCAGAATTCAACAGGTAAGAATTCTACCAGACCTATTTGAATCAAGCCAAGGCAAATTTATATGATTTAGCTTAACAAATATTAAACGAGGTACTAGTATATTGATAATGAAAGCGGCTAAGGATTAAGTTGATAATTGTTGAATTCGAGTCATCAAAAGTATAAATAGGTCCATGAGTTTTGgattttaataaattaaaaaataattcacCTTTAGCAGGAAAAATCGAATCCAAGTGTTGCCAGTGGTAATTGTGGGGGCCGCCAGAAATTGGGCGTGGCAAGTGATGGTTGGTCTGTCACGAAACGGGGGAAGGAATTACTACTGTATCACCACGTAAGTGGACAAGCAAAGCAGCTACCGAGTTGGTCAAATTACGTATAAGTTTGTCAATTGTTGGTTGAAACTTTAACCATTGGAGTTCGCAAAAATCCGCAGGTCGTATTCG
This portion of the Coffea eugenioides isolate CCC68of chromosome 11, Ceug_1.0, whole genome shotgun sequence genome encodes:
- the LOC113753670 gene encoding EID1-like F-box protein 2 isoform X1; the protein is MLNFCRGVETILWSCYLVKKMIITKQYRCIHSASCLCTKGHLTQEVIFLLFQHLNWNPKLIATLSSVCKWFDDLAKRVLWKEFCKTRAPKMMLDLETGGSHSVDGNWRALGKLLIYCSGCTKGGLFNSIHIPGHFVYRTRFSRTSGKSFLLPQCRTDVLYVSDPCEHLDQGEEGDVGFFRGVFKSFATSKVRKLLIKREAPLHPTEVCPYCKAKLWSMLQARLIPSSASCRLGAYEDCIEYYVCLNGHVLGICTLLPLSDSEEASELE
- the LOC113753670 gene encoding EID1-like F-box protein 2 isoform X2, whose product is MIITKQYRCIHSASCLCTKGHLTQEVIFLLFQHLNWNPKLIATLSSVCKWFDDLAKRVLWKEFCKTRAPKMMLDLETGGSHSVDGNWRALGKLLIYCSGCTKGGLFNSIHIPGHFVYRTRFSRTSGKSFLLPQCRTDVLYVSDPCEHLDQGEEGDVGFFRGVFKSFATSKVRKLLIKREAPLHPTEVCPYCKAKLWSMLQARLIPSSASCRLGAYEDCIEYYVCLNGHVLGICTLLPLSDSEEASELE